One segment of Streptosporangium brasiliense DNA contains the following:
- a CDS encoding esterase-like activity of phytase family protein, producing the protein MLVGTPAFAAGKAAPPTGDPARATLLARATLPAYTPAPGPPTGAFSDPNNGMTPPYPSQLVLGISSMLPDGKGAFWAMPDNGFGTKGNSVDFLLRLYHFTPHWETARGGAGTIDVGQFLSLRDPDHKIPFKIVNDGTADRLLTGGDFDVEAVTRTPDGSMWVGDEFGPFLLHFDSTGKLLQAPIAHPSLKSPNSPTSADGEPTTVQGSRGFEALASSPDGRFLYPSVEGRLTDDANPFRRYIYEFDTQKNQYTDRSWQYRTDGEDYRIADMQSLDANRAILIEREDDEGPKATFKRVYLIDRRKIDADGYLVKTEVADLLNLRNPAHIGSDDPAGGYGLGDPFKFPLQSVEALLPLPGNRIAVMQDNNFPDSAGRVPGKTDATEMIVIGFPKR; encoded by the coding sequence ATGCTGGTCGGTACCCCCGCCTTCGCGGCCGGCAAGGCGGCCCCGCCCACCGGCGACCCCGCTCGCGCGACCCTGCTCGCCCGCGCCACGCTGCCCGCCTACACGCCGGCCCCCGGCCCGCCCACCGGCGCCTTCAGCGACCCCAACAACGGCATGACGCCTCCCTACCCCAGCCAGCTGGTGCTCGGGATCTCGTCCATGCTCCCCGACGGCAAGGGCGCGTTCTGGGCCATGCCCGACAACGGTTTCGGGACCAAGGGCAACTCGGTGGACTTCCTGCTCCGGCTTTACCACTTCACGCCACACTGGGAAACGGCCCGCGGCGGAGCCGGGACCATCGACGTGGGCCAGTTCCTCTCACTCCGCGACCCGGATCACAAGATCCCCTTCAAGATCGTCAACGACGGCACCGCGGACCGGCTGCTCACCGGTGGCGACTTCGACGTGGAGGCGGTGACCCGGACCCCCGACGGGTCGATGTGGGTCGGCGACGAGTTCGGGCCGTTCCTCCTGCACTTCGACAGCACCGGCAAGCTGCTGCAGGCCCCGATCGCCCATCCCTCGCTCAAATCCCCGAACAGCCCGACGTCGGCGGACGGCGAGCCCACGACGGTGCAGGGCAGCCGCGGCTTCGAAGCCCTCGCTTCCTCCCCCGACGGACGCTTCCTGTACCCCTCGGTGGAAGGCCGGCTGACCGACGACGCCAACCCGTTCCGGCGCTACATCTACGAGTTCGACACCCAGAAGAACCAATACACCGATCGTTCCTGGCAGTACCGGACGGACGGCGAAGACTACCGCATCGCCGACATGCAGTCCCTCGACGCCAACCGGGCCATCCTGATCGAGCGTGAGGACGACGAGGGGCCCAAGGCCACCTTCAAGCGCGTCTACTTGATCGATCGGCGCAAGATCGACGCGGACGGCTACCTCGTCAAGACCGAGGTCGCCGACCTGCTGAACCTGCGCAACCCTGCCCACATCGGCTCGGACGACCCCGCCGGGGGTTACGGTCTCGGCGACCCCTTCAAGTTCCCCCTGCAGTCCGTGGAGGCCCTGCTCCCTCTGCCGGGCAACAGGATCGCCGTCATGCAGGACAACAACTTCCCGGACAGCGCCGGCCGTGTCCCGGGCAAGACGGACGCCACCGAGATGATCGTGATCGGATTCCCGAAGCGGTAG
- a CDS encoding DUF418 domain-containing protein has protein sequence MSIAPPTPRDVAAPIARRALAPDLARGLMLLLIALAHAHLYLPGHEVGFRGYTLDGGALDRLVAGVQILLVDGRALPMFAALFGYGLVQLANRQLAAGRNWAQVRKVLRRRNLWLLAFGFCHALLLFFGDILGAYGLVGLVLVGFIRREDRAVLRAAVVGLVLHVVVLFAFGLLTVSAPKGDTPAAMADPIEATVMRLIGWVWMTPTYFAASVVPAFLFGIWAARRRVLEDPVPHRGLLSRVAVMGAGLAVAGGVPLMLIDTRIWTPADMPAVAAYALHSVTGIAGGLAYAAIIGLAAGRMRRGRPGPVVRALAACGQWSLTCYLLQSVIFVAVFAPYMGGLGARVGDAAASGIAVVTWLATVVIAALSASGGRRGPAETALRWLTYRHR, from the coding sequence ATGTCCATTGCCCCACCGACCCCCAGGGACGTGGCCGCTCCCATCGCCCGGCGCGCGCTCGCGCCCGATCTCGCGCGCGGGCTGATGCTGCTGCTCATCGCGTTGGCGCACGCGCACCTGTACCTGCCAGGTCACGAGGTGGGCTTCCGCGGTTACACCCTCGACGGGGGCGCCCTCGACCGCCTGGTCGCCGGTGTGCAGATCCTCCTGGTGGACGGGCGCGCGCTACCGATGTTCGCCGCCCTGTTCGGCTACGGTCTGGTGCAGCTCGCCAACCGGCAGCTCGCCGCAGGCAGGAACTGGGCTCAGGTGCGCAAGGTGCTGCGCCGCCGGAACCTCTGGCTGCTGGCGTTCGGGTTCTGCCACGCGTTGCTGCTGTTCTTCGGTGACATCCTCGGAGCGTACGGACTGGTCGGACTCGTGCTCGTCGGGTTCATACGGCGCGAGGACAGGGCCGTGCTGCGGGCCGCCGTCGTCGGGCTCGTGCTGCACGTCGTGGTGCTGTTCGCATTCGGGCTGCTCACCGTCTCCGCACCCAAGGGCGACACGCCCGCCGCCATGGCGGACCCGATCGAGGCGACGGTGATGCGGCTGATCGGGTGGGTCTGGATGACGCCCACCTACTTCGCCGCCAGCGTGGTGCCGGCCTTCCTGTTCGGGATCTGGGCGGCCCGGCGCCGCGTGCTGGAGGACCCGGTGCCGCACCGGGGCCTGCTCTCCCGAGTCGCGGTCATGGGCGCAGGGCTGGCCGTCGCCGGAGGGGTGCCGTTGATGCTGATCGACACCCGGATCTGGACGCCGGCGGACATGCCGGCCGTGGCCGCGTACGCCCTGCACAGCGTGACGGGCATCGCCGGCGGGCTCGCGTACGCGGCGATCATCGGACTCGCCGCCGGCCGGATGCGACGTGGGCGTCCCGGCCCGGTCGTCAGGGCTCTCGCCGCATGCGGTCAGTGGTCACTGACCTGCTATCTCCTCCAGTCGGTGATCTTCGTAGCGGTGTTCGCACCGTACATGGGAGGGCTCGGCGCGCGTGTCGGCGATGCCGCGGCGTCCGGCATCGCCGTGGTGACCTGGCTGGCCACCGTGGTAATCGCCGCACTGTCGGCCTCCGGCGGGCGGAGGGGACCGGCCGAGACCGCCCTGCGGTGGTTGACGTACAGGCACCGCTGA
- a CDS encoding TetR/AcrR family transcriptional regulator yields the protein MGDHGVRPRRRGEELIKAIHDAVLEEAVEVGVGRLTMEGIGRRAATPRTTLYRRWSDPVEVLLDALYHQHPVEEPSPGADDLRGDLIHALRLMVEWALSPAGRAVASILTDPKSAALMSKALFERVFANRGGTFTRTVLQHYADRDRFPAELLTPVVADIGEALVTKRLIDTGAPPTDEDLAAIVDQAILPAIGFDPRASRA from the coding sequence ATGGGCGACCACGGCGTCAGGCCGCGCCGACGCGGCGAAGAACTGATCAAGGCCATCCACGATGCCGTCCTGGAAGAGGCGGTGGAGGTCGGCGTGGGACGGCTGACCATGGAGGGCATCGGCCGACGCGCGGCCACACCCCGCACCACGCTGTACCGCCGCTGGTCAGATCCGGTAGAGGTGCTCCTGGACGCGCTCTACCACCAGCACCCGGTCGAGGAGCCGTCCCCCGGGGCCGACGATCTGCGCGGTGACCTCATCCATGCCCTGCGCCTCATGGTCGAGTGGGCTCTCAGCCCGGCAGGCCGCGCGGTCGCCTCCATCCTCACCGACCCGAAGAGCGCCGCGCTGATGTCCAAGGCGCTCTTCGAACGAGTCTTCGCCAACCGGGGGGGCACGTTCACCCGCACCGTGCTGCAGCACTATGCCGACCGGGACCGCTTCCCGGCCGAGCTGCTCACCCCGGTCGTGGCCGACATCGGTGAGGCCCTCGTCACCAAGCGCCTGATCGACACCGGGGCACCGCCCACCGACGAGGACCTCGCGGCGATCGTCGATCAGGCGATTCTGCCCGCGATCGGGTTCGACCCGCGAGCATCGCGAGCGTGA
- a CDS encoding pentapeptide repeat-containing protein, producing the protein MSAFERFSLQASPEEWSPVWIARGELRHQRFDLPAGVSSVTFDRARLVNVDFSGTRFADVNVHGGVFQSCDFSGAVFEQLSMGITGMRGRWDGADWPQSVFRDCVFRRTRFAPFTFFGNVRFERCVFDRSRLRDQTFTSEAEFVDCVFRGRVRNINFWGRPADHQAALGRDRNDFTGNDFTGAELDYVAFHHIDLQAQRLPGLPGYALLDRISERVEAVLPLVGNWPDARHREQAGFSLEFLADRALEQNDDQALVSPLDMGRKLPPALREELFEAFRRMPSDTSPG; encoded by the coding sequence GTGAGCGCGTTCGAGCGGTTCAGCCTCCAGGCGAGCCCGGAAGAGTGGTCACCTGTGTGGATCGCTCGCGGAGAGCTCCGCCACCAGCGGTTCGACCTGCCCGCCGGAGTATCCAGCGTGACCTTCGACCGGGCACGGCTGGTGAACGTGGACTTCTCCGGAACGCGGTTCGCCGACGTCAACGTCCACGGTGGCGTATTCCAAAGCTGCGACTTCTCCGGCGCCGTCTTCGAACAACTGTCCATGGGCATCACCGGCATGCGAGGGCGCTGGGACGGGGCCGACTGGCCGCAGTCGGTCTTCCGCGATTGCGTGTTCCGGCGCACCCGCTTCGCGCCCTTCACCTTCTTCGGCAACGTCCGGTTTGAAAGGTGCGTGTTCGACCGCTCTCGCCTGAGGGACCAGACATTCACGTCCGAAGCCGAGTTCGTCGACTGCGTCTTCCGCGGCCGCGTGCGGAACATCAACTTCTGGGGCCGTCCGGCCGACCACCAGGCCGCGCTGGGCAGGGACCGCAATGACTTCACCGGCAACGACTTCACCGGCGCGGAGCTCGACTACGTCGCCTTCCACCACATCGACCTCCAGGCCCAGCGCCTGCCCGGCCTGCCCGGCTACGCGCTCCTCGACCGGATCAGTGAACGGGTGGAGGCGGTGCTGCCCCTGGTGGGGAACTGGCCGGACGCACGTCACCGGGAGCAGGCCGGCTTCAGCCTGGAGTTCCTCGCGGACAGGGCCCTGGAGCAGAACGACGATCAAGCGCTGGTGAGCCCTTTGGACATGGGCCGGAAGCTTCCGCCCGCGCTCCGCGAGGAGTTGTTCGAGGCGTTCAGGCGCATGCCCAGCGATACATCCCCTGGTTGA
- a CDS encoding type II toxin-antitoxin system death-on-curing family toxin has translation MTLYLTKADVLAIAEEILPTVGLRDGGQLHAAVLRPQTTVFGEDAYLDLWTKAAALLQSLLIGDPLVDGNKRLAWTSAVVFLDLNGETLSGTDADAAEALVISVTTGELKDTADIAERLRALEG, from the coding sequence ATGACGCTCTACCTCACCAAGGCCGACGTCCTCGCCATCGCCGAAGAGATCCTGCCCACGGTCGGTCTACGTGACGGCGGCCAGCTCCACGCGGCCGTGCTGCGGCCGCAGACCACCGTCTTCGGCGAGGACGCCTACCTCGACCTGTGGACCAAGGCCGCCGCGTTGTTGCAGAGCCTGCTCATCGGGGATCCGCTCGTCGACGGGAACAAGAGGCTCGCCTGGACCTCCGCCGTCGTCTTCCTCGACCTGAACGGCGAGACGCTGAGCGGCACCGATGCCGACGCAGCCGAAGCTCTGGTGATCTCGGTGACCACCGGAGAGCTGAAGGACACAGCCGACATCGCCGAGCGGCTGCGCGCCCTGGAGGGATGA
- a CDS encoding Arc family DNA-binding protein has translation MDLRLRLPDETHRRLRAAADEDGNSLNSEIVIAIEEYLTRKQTSAVRAIARKVAQRDAELLHRLSQ, from the coding sequence ATGGATCTGCGACTTCGGCTTCCCGATGAGACTCACCGTCGGCTACGTGCCGCGGCAGATGAGGACGGCAACAGCCTGAACTCGGAGATCGTGATCGCCATCGAGGAGTATCTGACGCGCAAGCAGACCAGCGCGGTGCGGGCCATCGCCCGTAAGGTCGCCCAGCGCGATGCCGAGTTGCTCCACCGCCTGTCCCAATGA
- the menC gene encoding o-succinylbenzoate synthase: protein MRIVEAELHTVALPLLTPFRTSLGTQTVRRALLVRVRGSEGEEGWGECVADDEPTYSPEYLEGAADIIRRFLLPGLLTVPDLDPAGVAPALAHLRGHPMAKAAVEMAVLDAVLKARGLSLAAYLGGVRRSVRVGVSVGIATTLDALLDTVDRHVSAGYARIKLKIEPGWDLEPVRLVRETFGAGLMLTADANTAYAPADARHLARLDAYGLTLLEQPFAPDDLHGHAELAARMETPICLDESITSARDAVAAIRARACSIINIKPGRVGGYLEARRIHDLAQAGDVPVWCGGMLETGLGRMANLALASLPGFTLPGDISATARYYDRDITAPVELEGDSIAVPEGPGIGVAPDPDALEMFTVDPPVRVM, encoded by the coding sequence ATGAGGATCGTCGAAGCCGAGCTGCACACGGTCGCGTTGCCGCTGCTCACGCCGTTCCGCACCTCGCTCGGCACGCAGACCGTGCGCAGGGCGCTGCTGGTGCGCGTGCGCGGCTCCGAGGGGGAGGAAGGCTGGGGCGAGTGCGTGGCCGACGACGAGCCCACCTACAGCCCGGAGTACCTGGAGGGGGCGGCCGACATCATCCGGCGTTTCCTCCTGCCGGGTCTGTTGACCGTACCCGACCTCGATCCGGCCGGCGTGGCGCCCGCGCTGGCGCACCTGCGCGGGCATCCGATGGCCAAGGCCGCCGTCGAGATGGCCGTCCTGGACGCCGTGCTCAAGGCACGCGGCCTTTCACTCGCCGCCTATCTGGGAGGGGTACGGCGCAGCGTCCGCGTGGGCGTGTCGGTGGGCATCGCCACCACCCTCGACGCCTTGCTCGACACCGTCGACCGGCACGTCAGCGCCGGCTACGCCCGGATCAAGCTCAAGATCGAGCCCGGCTGGGACCTGGAGCCGGTCAGGCTGGTCCGTGAGACGTTCGGCGCCGGGCTCATGCTGACCGCCGACGCCAACACCGCCTACGCCCCCGCCGACGCCCGCCACCTGGCCCGCCTCGACGCCTACGGCCTGACGCTGCTGGAGCAGCCCTTCGCCCCGGACGACCTGCACGGGCACGCCGAGCTCGCCGCCCGGATGGAGACGCCGATCTGCCTGGACGAGTCGATCACCTCGGCCCGCGACGCCGTCGCCGCGATCAGGGCGCGCGCCTGCTCCATCATCAACATCAAGCCCGGCAGGGTCGGCGGCTACCTGGAAGCCCGCCGCATCCACGACCTGGCCCAGGCGGGCGACGTGCCGGTGTGGTGCGGCGGCATGCTGGAGACCGGGCTGGGCCGGATGGCGAACCTGGCGCTGGCCAGCCTGCCCGGCTTCACACTGCCGGGCGACATCTCAGCGACCGCCCGCTACTACGATCGCGACATCACCGCCCCGGTCGAGCTGGAGGGCGACTCCATCGCGGTGCCCGAGGGCCCCGGGATCGGCGTCGCGCCGGACCCGGACGCCCTGGAGATGTTCACCGTCGACCCGCCCGTGCGCGTCATGTGA